From a region of the Streptomyces caniferus genome:
- a CDS encoding LLM class flavin-dependent oxidoreductase, translating to MEFGLFVQGYVGKRAETDPLAEHKALMEETEYVIQADKSGFKYAWASEHHFLEEYSHLSANDVFLGYLAHATERIHLGSGIFNPLAQVNHPVKVAEKVAMLDHLSEGRFEFGSGRGAGSHEILGFLPGITDMNHTKEIWEETIAEFPKMWLQEEYVGFQGKHWQLPPRKIFPKPYGAAHPAMWYAAGSPSSYAMAAKKGLGVLGFSVQKVSDMEWVLEQYKTAIREAEPVGGFVNDNVMVTSTAICAETHDKAVEIAVNGGLNYLQSLVFRYHDTFPRPDGIPQWPELLPDYTAEVIELLIAEELMICGDPDEVLQQCRRWEQAGADQLSFGLPIGVSYEDTMNTLKLIGEHVIPKIDTDPVHRTTRFRQAAGG from the coding sequence TTGGAATTCGGGCTCTTTGTACAGGGATACGTGGGCAAGCGGGCCGAGACCGACCCGCTCGCGGAGCACAAGGCGCTGATGGAGGAGACCGAGTACGTCATCCAGGCGGACAAGTCCGGCTTCAAGTACGCCTGGGCGTCCGAGCACCACTTCCTGGAGGAGTACTCGCACCTCTCCGCCAACGACGTCTTCCTCGGCTACCTGGCCCATGCGACCGAGCGGATCCATCTGGGATCCGGGATCTTCAACCCCCTCGCCCAGGTCAACCACCCGGTGAAGGTCGCCGAGAAGGTCGCCATGCTCGACCATCTCAGCGAGGGCCGCTTCGAGTTCGGCAGCGGGCGGGGCGCCGGCAGCCACGAGATCCTGGGGTTCCTGCCGGGCATCACCGACATGAACCACACCAAGGAGATCTGGGAAGAGACCATCGCCGAGTTCCCGAAGATGTGGCTCCAGGAGGAGTACGTCGGGTTCCAGGGCAAGCACTGGCAACTGCCGCCCCGGAAGATCTTCCCCAAGCCGTACGGGGCCGCGCACCCGGCGATGTGGTACGCGGCCGGCTCGCCGTCCTCGTACGCCATGGCAGCGAAGAAGGGCCTGGGCGTCCTCGGGTTCAGCGTGCAGAAGGTCTCCGACATGGAGTGGGTGCTGGAGCAGTACAAGACGGCGATCCGGGAGGCCGAACCGGTCGGCGGCTTCGTCAACGACAACGTGATGGTGACGTCGACGGCCATCTGCGCCGAGACGCATGACAAGGCGGTCGAGATCGCGGTCAACGGAGGCCTCAACTACCTCCAGTCGCTGGTGTTCCGCTACCACGACACCTTCCCGCGGCCCGACGGCATCCCCCAGTGGCCCGAGCTGCTGCCCGACTACACCGCCGAGGTCATCGAGCTGCTGATTGCCGAGGAGCTGATGATCTGCGGCGATCCGGACGAGGTGCTCCAGCAGTGCAGACGCTGGGAGCAGGCCGGTGCCGACCAGCTCAGCTTCGGGCTGCCGATCGGGGTCTCGTACGAGGACACCATGAACACGCTCAAGCTCATCGGTGAACACGTGATCCCGAAGATCGACACCGACCCGGTGCACCGGACGACCCGGTTCCGTCAGGCCGCGGGCGGCTGA
- a CDS encoding TIGR03619 family F420-dependent LLM class oxidoreductase has product MDSAYEAVWRPGAGRLAYGMQLPVQAQSALFAEGWEPGAGPGDLVAVAQAADRHGFAYIACCEHIAIPRRLAEAMSTVWYDPVATLAHLAAVTERVRLLSHVAVVGLKHPLVTAKQYATLDRLSGGRLILGVGAGHVREEFDALGVDFERRGAVVDEVVDALKVALGPEEFPEFAGERFTFEGLGQAPRPVQTPRPPIWVGGSSPAAVRRAAVRGDGWLPQGDRRAELPAQIGKLRRLREAAGVEEPAVIGAIAEPLYVGEPGWEAGRRTLSGAPERIAESLREYGAMGVHQIQVRFRSRSRDELTEQMSAFGSDVAPLLND; this is encoded by the coding sequence ATGGACAGCGCGTACGAGGCGGTGTGGCGGCCCGGTGCGGGGCGGCTGGCGTATGGGATGCAGCTTCCGGTGCAGGCGCAGAGCGCGCTGTTCGCGGAGGGGTGGGAGCCGGGGGCGGGGCCCGGGGACCTGGTGGCCGTCGCGCAGGCCGCCGACCGGCACGGGTTCGCGTACATCGCCTGCTGTGAACACATCGCGATTCCGCGGCGGCTGGCCGAGGCGATGAGCACCGTGTGGTACGACCCGGTCGCCACGCTGGCGCATCTGGCCGCCGTCACCGAGCGGGTGCGGCTGCTCAGCCATGTGGCGGTGGTGGGGCTCAAGCACCCGCTGGTCACGGCCAAGCAGTACGCGACGCTGGACCGGCTCTCCGGGGGGCGGCTGATCCTCGGGGTCGGGGCCGGGCATGTGCGGGAGGAGTTCGACGCGCTCGGGGTGGACTTCGAGCGGCGCGGGGCGGTGGTGGACGAGGTGGTCGATGCGCTGAAGGTGGCGCTGGGGCCCGAGGAGTTCCCCGAGTTCGCGGGGGAGCGGTTCACGTTCGAGGGGCTGGGGCAGGCGCCGCGGCCCGTGCAGACGCCGCGGCCGCCGATCTGGGTGGGCGGTTCCTCGCCCGCCGCCGTACGCCGGGCCGCGGTGCGCGGTGACGGGTGGCTGCCGCAGGGGGACCGGCGGGCGGAGTTGCCGGCGCAGATCGGGAAGCTGCGCAGGCTGCGCGAGGCGGCCGGTGTCGAAGAGCCCGCCGTGATCGGTGCCATCGCCGAGCCGCTGTACGTCGGCGAGCCGGGGTGGGAGGCCGGCCGGCGGACCCTGTCCGGGGCGCCGGAGCGGATCGCGGAGTCGTTGCGGGAGTACGGGGCGATGGGGGTGCACCAGATCCAGGTGCGGTTCCGCAGTCGCAGCCGTGACGAACTGACGGAGCAGATGTCGGCGTTCGGGTCGGATGTCGCGCCGTTGCTGAACGACTGA
- a CDS encoding amidohydrolase family protein, with the protein METFPKIISVDDHTVEPPHVWRDRLPSKYRDIGPRIVRAPVREMTFVGGRFAPTMGDAGEDGPIADWWVYEDLRRPLTRLDTAVGCSRDDIKLEGITYEQMRPGSFSVPERLADMDVNHVQSALCFPTFPRFCGQTFTEAKDRELGLLGVRAYNDWMVEEWCGPQAQGRLIPLTLVPLWDAELAAAEVRRNAARGVRAVCFSEIPPHLGLPSIHTDYWDPFLRACDETGTVVAMHIGSSSKMPSTSADAPAAVGSTITFANCCFSMVDWLMSGKFDRFPDLKIMYAEGQIGWIPYILERADVVWEENRGWGGVADKVLRPPSELFAEHVYGCFFDDAFGLKNLDAIGVGNVLYETDYPHSDSTWPKSREVGESQMGHLAPDVVEQIVRGNAISLLGLTGEGLWAGPGA; encoded by the coding sequence ATGGAGACCTTCCCGAAGATCATCTCGGTGGACGACCACACGGTGGAGCCCCCTCATGTCTGGCGGGACCGGCTCCCGTCGAAGTACCGCGACATCGGCCCGCGCATCGTGCGGGCGCCGGTGCGGGAGATGACCTTCGTGGGAGGCAGATTCGCCCCGACGATGGGCGACGCCGGAGAGGACGGGCCGATAGCCGACTGGTGGGTCTACGAAGATCTGCGCCGGCCGCTGACCCGCCTCGACACCGCCGTCGGTTGCTCCCGCGACGACATCAAGCTCGAGGGCATCACCTACGAACAGATGCGCCCCGGCTCCTTCAGCGTCCCCGAACGGCTGGCCGACATGGACGTCAACCACGTCCAGTCCGCTCTCTGCTTCCCCACCTTCCCCCGCTTCTGCGGCCAGACCTTCACAGAGGCGAAGGACCGCGAACTGGGACTGCTGGGGGTGCGTGCGTACAACGACTGGATGGTGGAGGAGTGGTGCGGCCCGCAGGCGCAGGGCCGGCTGATCCCGCTGACCCTCGTCCCCCTGTGGGACGCGGAGCTGGCCGCCGCGGAGGTGCGGCGCAACGCGGCCCGCGGCGTGCGGGCGGTCTGCTTCAGCGAGATCCCGCCCCATCTGGGGCTGCCCAGCATCCACACCGACTACTGGGACCCCTTCCTGCGCGCCTGCGACGAGACCGGCACGGTCGTCGCCATGCACATCGGCTCCTCGTCGAAGATGCCGTCGACCTCCGCCGACGCCCCGGCCGCCGTCGGCTCGACGATCACCTTCGCCAACTGCTGTTTCTCGATGGTCGACTGGCTGATGAGCGGCAAGTTCGACCGCTTTCCCGACCTGAAAATCATGTACGCCGAGGGGCAGATCGGCTGGATCCCGTACATCCTCGAACGCGCGGACGTGGTCTGGGAGGAGAACCGCGGCTGGGGCGGCGTCGCCGACAAGGTCCTGCGCCCACCGTCCGAACTCTTCGCCGAGCACGTCTACGGCTGCTTCTTCGACGACGCCTTCGGCCTGAAGAACCTCGACGCGATCGGCGTGGGCAACGTCCTGTACGAGACGGACTACCCGCACTCGGACTCGACCTGGCCGAAGTCGCGCGAGGTGGGCGAGTCCCAGATGGGCCACCTGGCACCGGACGTGGTGGAACAGATCGTTCGGGGGAACGCGATTTCCCTGCTGGGGTTGACGGGGGAGGGGCTGTGGGCGGGGCCGGGGGCGTGA
- a CDS encoding N-acyl-D-amino-acid deacylase family protein, with protein MLDHLIKGATVVDGTGTPSYTADVGIRDGRIAVVAPPGTVTEEARTSEDATGRVLAPGFVDPHTHYDAQLFWDPYATPSLNHGVTTVAGGNCGFTLAPLHPGRPADADYTRRMMAKVEGMSLVALEEGAPWTWSSFGEYLDALEGRIAVNAGFMVGHCALRRYVMGADAVGGQPTPEQLDEMLALFHEAMDAGAWGFSTTQSTTHSDGDGQPVASRHAAPAELLALSRAVAAHEGTQIEAIVAGCLDQFDDDEIELFVAMSAAAGRPLNWNVLTIDAAVPERVPRQLVASERAREAGARIVALTMPILTPMNMSLGTFCALNLIPGWGEILGLPLPERIEKLHDPDVRAEMLRSAGSKEAGVFRRLTDFGRYVIGDTYSPANEGLTGRVVQDIAAERGLEPFACLVEICVNDGLRTVLWPMPTDNDPASWALRAETWQHEDVLLGGSDAGAHLDRMCGAPYTTRFLGDCLRGRKLMGLEQAVKMLTDDPAQLFGLRERGRIEEGWHADLVLFDPERIDAGKATLVHDLPGDSPRLDSRAIGINAVWVNGVETIREDVVTGAVPGTVLRSGRDTRTVSTK; from the coding sequence ATGCTCGACCACCTGATCAAGGGCGCGACCGTTGTGGACGGTACGGGCACGCCCTCGTACACCGCCGACGTCGGCATCCGCGACGGCCGTATCGCGGTCGTCGCCCCGCCCGGCACCGTCACCGAGGAGGCGAGGACCAGCGAGGACGCGACCGGGCGCGTCCTCGCCCCCGGTTTCGTCGATCCGCACACGCACTACGACGCGCAGTTGTTCTGGGACCCGTACGCCACCCCTTCGCTCAACCACGGCGTGACGACCGTGGCGGGCGGCAACTGCGGCTTCACCCTGGCGCCGCTGCACCCCGGGCGGCCCGCCGACGCCGACTACACCCGGCGGATGATGGCCAAGGTCGAGGGCATGTCCCTGGTGGCGCTCGAAGAGGGCGCGCCCTGGACCTGGAGCTCGTTCGGCGAGTACCTGGACGCGCTGGAGGGGCGGATCGCCGTCAACGCGGGGTTCATGGTGGGACATTGCGCGCTGCGCCGGTACGTCATGGGTGCGGACGCCGTGGGCGGGCAGCCGACGCCCGAGCAGCTGGACGAGATGCTGGCCCTCTTCCACGAGGCGATGGACGCCGGGGCCTGGGGCTTCTCGACCACCCAGTCCACCACCCACTCCGACGGTGACGGGCAGCCGGTCGCCTCCCGGCACGCCGCACCGGCGGAGCTGCTCGCACTGTCGCGGGCCGTCGCCGCACACGAGGGCACCCAGATCGAGGCGATCGTGGCGGGCTGTCTCGACCAGTTCGACGACGACGAGATCGAGCTGTTCGTGGCGATGAGCGCGGCGGCCGGGCGTCCGCTGAACTGGAACGTCCTGACGATCGACGCGGCGGTGCCCGAGCGGGTGCCGCGCCAGCTCGTCGCCAGTGAGCGGGCCCGGGAGGCCGGCGCCCGGATCGTGGCCCTGACGATGCCGATCCTCACGCCCATGAACATGTCCCTCGGCACCTTCTGCGCCCTGAACCTCATCCCCGGCTGGGGCGAGATCCTGGGCCTGCCGCTACCCGAGCGCATCGAGAAACTCCACGACCCCGACGTCCGGGCCGAGATGCTGCGGAGCGCCGGCAGCAAGGAGGCGGGCGTCTTCCGGCGGCTCACCGACTTCGGCCGGTATGTCATCGGGGACACCTACTCCCCGGCGAACGAGGGCCTGACCGGGCGCGTCGTCCAGGACATCGCGGCCGAGCGCGGTCTGGAACCCTTCGCCTGCCTCGTCGAGATCTGCGTCAACGACGGGCTGCGGACGGTGCTGTGGCCGATGCCCACCGACAACGACCCGGCCTCCTGGGCGCTGCGCGCCGAGACCTGGCAGCACGAGGACGTACTGCTGGGCGGCTCCGACGCGGGTGCCCATCTGGACCGGATGTGCGGTGCGCCGTACACGACGCGCTTCCTCGGCGACTGTCTGCGGGGCAGGAAGCTGATGGGTCTGGAGCAGGCGGTGAAGATGCTGACCGACGACCCCGCACAGCTCTTCGGCCTGCGCGAGCGCGGCCGCATCGAGGAGGGCTGGCACGCGGACCTGGTCCTCTTCGACCCGGAACGGATCGACGCGGGCAAGGCCACGCTCGTCCACGACCTGCCCGGCGACAGTCCCCGGCTGGACTCCCGGGCGATCGGCATCAACGCGGTGTGGGTCAACGGCGTCGAGACGATCCGCGAGGACGTGGTGACCGGCGCGGTGCCGGGGACGGTGCTGCGGTCGGGGCGGGACACGCGGACGGTGAGTACGAAGTGA
- a CDS encoding class I adenylate-forming enzyme family protein translates to MFEPARIHTLWELVEYRARASRGAPMFYDGDGRSVTFDGVRDQALRVAAGFRELGIGAGTRVAWQLPTRIETVVASLALARLGAVQTPVIPLHREREVGFILAESAAEFVLVPGEWRGFDHTAMAHRLAGDGVRVVPVAEGLPEGDPGALPAVAGADDGSGAEAGTRWIYYTSGTTSSPKGVEHMDATLLAGGVGLATALGMSADDIGSIAFPYAHIAGPDYVIAMLVSGFPAVILDSFEPGRAAAVYRRHGVTMAGGSTAFYQAFLDESRRHRQRRPQAGRLIPSLRLLSGGGAPMPPELYTAAGRELECAIVHGYGMTECPMITMGTPYDSEEQLSRTVGKPVVGAEIRIVRPDGSEAATGESGEVTVKGPMLFRRYTDPALTSGAFAADGSFRTGDLGYLRPDGHLVLTGRIKDIIIRKGENISAREIEDLVHTHPAVAEAAVIGLPDRERGERVCVVVTPADPAAPALTLGGLTAHLRSAGLMTQKLPEQLETVGELPRGGPLNKVLKAVLRERYTE, encoded by the coding sequence GTGTTCGAACCCGCCCGTATCCACACGCTCTGGGAACTGGTCGAGTACCGAGCACGGGCCTCGCGCGGGGCGCCGATGTTCTACGACGGGGACGGGCGGAGCGTCACCTTCGACGGGGTGCGCGACCAGGCGCTGCGGGTGGCGGCCGGGTTCCGGGAGCTGGGGATCGGGGCGGGGACCCGGGTGGCCTGGCAATTGCCGACGCGGATCGAGACGGTGGTGGCCTCGCTGGCGCTGGCCAGGCTCGGGGCCGTGCAGACGCCGGTGATTCCGCTCCACCGGGAGCGCGAGGTCGGCTTCATCCTGGCGGAGTCGGCGGCGGAGTTCGTCCTCGTACCGGGCGAGTGGCGGGGGTTCGACCACACCGCGATGGCGCATCGGCTCGCCGGGGACGGGGTGCGGGTGGTCCCGGTGGCGGAGGGGCTGCCGGAGGGGGATCCGGGGGCGCTGCCGGCCGTGGCCGGAGCGGACGACGGGTCCGGTGCGGAGGCCGGCACCAGGTGGATCTACTACACCTCGGGCACCACCTCCTCCCCCAAGGGCGTCGAGCACATGGACGCCACGCTCCTCGCCGGCGGCGTCGGGCTGGCCACCGCGCTCGGGATGTCCGCGGACGACATCGGCTCGATCGCCTTCCCGTACGCACATATCGCCGGCCCGGACTATGTCATCGCCATGCTGGTCAGCGGGTTTCCCGCGGTCATCCTGGACTCCTTCGAGCCGGGCCGCGCGGCCGCCGTCTACCGGCGCCACGGGGTGACGATGGCCGGCGGCAGCACTGCCTTCTACCAGGCGTTTCTCGATGAGTCGCGGCGTCACCGGCAGCGGCGGCCGCAGGCCGGGCGGTTGATTCCCTCGCTGCGGCTGCTGTCCGGCGGCGGGGCGCCGATGCCTCCGGAGCTGTACACGGCCGCCGGGCGGGAGCTGGAGTGCGCGATCGTCCACGGGTACGGCATGACCGAGTGCCCGATGATCACGATGGGCACGCCGTACGACAGCGAGGAGCAGCTGTCGCGGACGGTCGGCAAGCCGGTGGTGGGGGCGGAGATCAGGATCGTGCGGCCGGACGGGAGCGAGGCCGCCACCGGGGAGTCCGGCGAGGTGACGGTCAAGGGGCCGATGCTCTTTCGCCGGTACACGGACCCGGCGCTGACCTCCGGGGCATTCGCCGCCGACGGCTCCTTCCGCACCGGTGACCTGGGGTATCTGCGTCCCGACGGGCATCTGGTGCTGACCGGGCGGATCAAGGACATCATCATCCGCAAGGGCGAGAACATCTCCGCGCGGGAGATCGAGGATCTGGTGCACACCCATCCGGCGGTGGCGGAGGCCGCGGTGATAGGGCTGCCGGACCGGGAGCGCGGCGAGCGGGTGTGCGTGGTGGTCACGCCCGCCGATCCGGCCGCGCCGGCGCTGACCCTGGGCGGGCTGACCGCGCATCTCCGGTCGGCCGGGCTGATGACGCAGAAGCTTCCGGAGCAGCTGGAGACCGTCGGCGAGCTGCCGCGCGGCGGGCCGCTGAACAAGGTGCTCAAGGCGGTGCTGCGGGAGCGGTATACGGAGTAG
- a CDS encoding AfsR/SARP family transcriptional regulator yields MDDSPGQGRERLRFSVLGPVRAWRGDKPLAAGSPQQRALLAALLLRGGRTATAPELVDALWGDEPPHAALAALRTYASRLRKALGDDADALVSESGGYALRSVDGRPLDLDHDRAEQYAAEAEKAKAAGDRGRARELLDAALAQWEGEPLAGLAGPYVDTQRTRLDEWRLTLLETRLELGLEVGCHAEAVSELTALTAAHPLRERLRELLMLALYRSGRQAEALAVYADTRQLLDEELGVDPRASLSDLQQRILRADPDLDAPVLVGFDADPAGPAVVRPQQLPATVADFTGRAAFVAELGDQLATAEGSVMAVSALTGIGGVGKTTLAVHVAHAAREHFPDGQLYVDLQGAGHTPSQPEAVLGAFLRALGTPDASIPDGLAERSALYRSTLAGRRVLALLDNARDASQVRPLLPGTEGSAALITSRARMNDLAGAHLIDLDVMSPEEALSLFTRIVGEERVTSERKAAMAVVGACGFLPLAIRIAASRLAARRTWTVSILARKLADERRRLDELRAGDLAVKATFELGYGQLEPQQARAFRLLGLADGPDISLAAAAAMLDLDLDDAEELLESLVDTSLLESAAPGRYRFHDLVRLYARACAERDEHPPSERDAALSRLLDFYSATAANMYVLERPGDRLVDHMEATAFPGLEFTGRTTALEWLFSEAGCLLACARQCEGPTTLRRAADLLLLTKDLAESGADALQYEQAGVSLLAAAQEAGEQHAQARVHTALAYARTLSGRLNDADENAKSAMLLGLAAEDPFSSSYAPNDRGIIANAQRRHNDAEAYLGQALTAFRSDGNRSSEASALCNLSRVHLDTGRVASAIELAEEGIAIYRELGATRRLANGMYALALAYTQDNRLDEAAGQLSAALAIFQDSRQRFWEGMTNFRMAEVDLAARRPAAAANHAEQALAALRGIGGESRRASALTTLGRALSEIGHTGRARVCWQEALTIFERLGLPESAVVQQLLTPAVVA; encoded by the coding sequence ATGGACGACAGTCCGGGGCAGGGGCGGGAGCGGCTCCGCTTCTCCGTGCTCGGTCCCGTGCGGGCCTGGCGTGGTGACAAGCCGCTGGCGGCGGGCTCCCCGCAACAGCGTGCGTTGCTCGCCGCACTGCTGCTGCGCGGCGGGCGCACCGCCACCGCACCCGAGCTCGTCGACGCCCTGTGGGGCGACGAGCCGCCGCACGCCGCGCTCGCCGCGCTGCGCACGTACGCCTCACGGCTCCGCAAGGCGCTGGGGGACGACGCCGACGCCTTGGTCAGCGAGTCCGGCGGCTATGCGCTCCGGTCGGTGGACGGGCGCCCGCTGGACCTCGACCACGACCGTGCCGAGCAGTACGCGGCCGAGGCCGAAAAGGCCAAGGCCGCCGGCGACCGCGGCCGCGCCCGCGAACTCCTCGACGCCGCATTGGCGCAGTGGGAGGGCGAACCGCTGGCCGGCCTCGCCGGCCCGTACGTCGACACCCAGCGCACACGTCTCGACGAGTGGCGCCTGACCCTGCTGGAAACCCGCCTCGAACTCGGCCTGGAAGTGGGCTGCCACGCCGAGGCGGTCTCCGAACTGACCGCCCTCACCGCCGCCCACCCGCTGCGCGAGCGGCTGCGCGAACTCCTCATGCTGGCGCTCTACCGCAGCGGACGACAGGCCGAGGCGCTCGCCGTCTACGCCGACACTCGCCAGCTGCTCGACGAGGAGCTGGGCGTCGATCCCCGTGCCTCGCTCTCCGATCTCCAGCAGCGGATCCTCCGGGCGGACCCGGACCTCGACGCACCCGTCCTCGTCGGCTTCGACGCGGATCCCGCCGGCCCCGCCGTGGTGCGGCCGCAGCAACTGCCCGCCACCGTGGCGGACTTCACCGGACGCGCCGCCTTCGTCGCCGAGCTCGGCGATCAGCTCGCCACCGCCGAGGGCAGCGTCATGGCCGTCTCGGCCCTCACCGGCATCGGCGGCGTCGGGAAGACCACCCTCGCCGTCCATGTCGCGCACGCCGCCCGCGAACACTTCCCCGACGGACAGCTCTACGTCGACCTGCAGGGCGCGGGCCACACCCCGTCCCAGCCGGAGGCCGTCCTCGGAGCCTTCCTGCGCGCCCTGGGCACTCCGGACGCCTCCATCCCCGACGGTCTGGCGGAACGCTCGGCCCTCTACCGCTCCACCCTCGCCGGCCGGCGCGTGCTGGCGCTCCTGGACAACGCCCGGGACGCTTCCCAGGTCCGCCCGCTCCTGCCCGGCACGGAAGGCAGCGCCGCGCTGATCACCAGCCGTGCGCGCATGAACGACCTGGCGGGCGCGCACCTCATCGACCTCGACGTGATGAGCCCGGAGGAAGCGCTCTCCCTCTTCACCCGCATCGTCGGCGAGGAGCGCGTCACCTCGGAGCGGAAGGCCGCCATGGCCGTCGTCGGGGCCTGCGGCTTCCTGCCGCTGGCCATCCGGATCGCCGCCTCGCGGCTGGCCGCCCGGCGTACGTGGACGGTGTCCATCCTGGCGCGCAAGCTCGCCGACGAGCGCCGCCGCCTGGACGAGCTCCGGGCCGGCGATCTCGCCGTCAAGGCCACCTTCGAACTGGGTTACGGCCAGCTGGAACCCCAGCAGGCACGCGCCTTCCGCCTGCTCGGCCTGGCCGACGGGCCCGACATCTCGCTCGCGGCGGCGGCAGCCATGCTCGATCTGGACCTCGACGACGCCGAGGAGCTGCTGGAGTCCCTCGTGGACACCTCCCTGCTGGAGTCCGCGGCACCGGGGCGCTACCGCTTCCACGACCTGGTGCGGCTGTACGCACGCGCCTGCGCCGAACGCGATGAGCACCCCCCGTCCGAGCGGGACGCGGCACTGTCGCGACTGCTGGACTTCTACTCGGCAACGGCCGCCAACATGTACGTCCTCGAACGCCCCGGCGACCGGCTCGTCGACCACATGGAGGCCACCGCTTTCCCGGGCCTGGAGTTCACCGGCCGCACGACCGCCCTGGAGTGGCTGTTCAGCGAGGCCGGATGCCTGCTGGCCTGCGCGCGCCAGTGCGAGGGCCCCACGACGCTGCGGCGCGCCGCCGACCTGCTGCTGCTCACCAAGGACCTGGCCGAGTCCGGCGCCGATGCGCTCCAGTACGAGCAGGCCGGCGTCTCCTTGCTGGCCGCCGCCCAGGAAGCCGGGGAGCAGCATGCGCAGGCGAGGGTCCACACCGCGCTCGCCTATGCCCGTACGCTCTCGGGCCGGCTGAACGACGCGGACGAGAACGCCAAGTCCGCCATGCTGCTCGGCCTCGCCGCCGAAGACCCCTTCTCTTCGTCCTACGCCCCCAACGACCGCGGGATCATCGCCAACGCCCAGCGTCGGCACAACGACGCGGAGGCCTATCTGGGGCAGGCCCTGACGGCCTTCCGCAGCGACGGCAACCGCAGTTCCGAGGCCAGCGCGCTGTGCAACCTCTCCCGGGTCCATCTGGACACCGGCCGGGTGGCCAGCGCGATAGAGCTGGCGGAGGAAGGGATCGCCATCTACCGCGAGTTGGGCGCCACGCGACGGCTCGCCAACGGCATGTACGCCCTGGCTCTGGCCTACACCCAGGACAACCGGCTGGACGAGGCGGCCGGGCAACTCTCCGCCGCACTGGCCATTTTCCAGGACAGCCGCCAGCGGTTCTGGGAGGGCATGACCAACTTCCGGATGGCCGAGGTCGACCTCGCGGCGCGGCGGCCGGCCGCCGCCGCCAACCACGCCGAACAGGCGCTGGCCGCCCTGCGCGGCATCGGTGGCGAGTCCCGGCGGGCCAGCGCCCTCACCACGCTCGGGCGGGCCCTCAGCGAGATCGGGCACACCGGCCGCGCACGCGTGTGCTGGCAGGAAGCGCTCACCATCTTCGAGCGTCTCGGACTACCGGAAAGTGCCGTTGTCCAGCAGCTTTTGACTCCCGCTGTGGTCGCGTAG
- a CDS encoding SDR family NAD(P)-dependent oxidoreductase — protein MGKLDGRVVIVTGAARGQGEQEARLFVAEGAKVVLGDVLDAQGEALAQELGEDRARFVHLDVTKEADWQAAAVAAKDAFGMIDGLVNNAGILRFNELVSTPLEEFQQVVQVNQVGCFLGIRTVAPEIEAAGGGTIVNTASYTALTGMAFVGAYAATKHAVLGLTRVAAVELAAKKIRVNAVCPGAVDTPMTNPAALDPSVDPAESKRAVDELYRKLVPLGRIGRPEEVAKLALFLSCEDSSYITGQPFVVDGGWLAGVSIG, from the coding sequence ATGGGCAAGCTCGACGGGCGGGTTGTCATCGTGACGGGTGCGGCGCGCGGGCAGGGTGAGCAGGAGGCGCGGCTGTTCGTCGCGGAGGGCGCGAAGGTCGTGCTCGGGGATGTGCTCGACGCGCAGGGCGAGGCGCTCGCCCAGGAGCTGGGGGAGGACCGGGCCCGCTTCGTGCACCTGGATGTGACGAAGGAGGCGGACTGGCAGGCGGCGGCCGTGGCCGCCAAGGACGCCTTCGGGATGATCGACGGGCTGGTCAACAACGCGGGGATCCTCCGCTTCAACGAGCTGGTGTCGACGCCGTTGGAGGAGTTCCAGCAGGTGGTGCAGGTCAATCAGGTCGGCTGCTTCCTCGGGATACGTACCGTGGCGCCGGAGATCGAGGCGGCGGGCGGCGGCACGATCGTCAACACCGCCTCGTACACGGCCCTGACGGGCATGGCCTTCGTCGGCGCCTATGCCGCGACCAAGCATGCGGTCCTCGGGCTCACCCGGGTGGCCGCGGTGGAGCTGGCGGCCAAGAAGATCCGGGTCAACGCGGTGTGCCCGGGGGCGGTGGACACCCCGATGACCAACCCGGCCGCGCTCGATCCGAGCGTCGATCCCGCCGAGTCGAAGCGGGCCGTGGACGAGCTCTACCGGAAGCTGGTGCCGCTGGGCCGGATCGGCCGGCCGGAGGAGGTCGCCAAGCTGGCGCTCTTCCTGTCGTGCGAGGACTCGTCGTACATCACCGGGCAGCCGTTCGTCGTCGACGGCGGGTGGCTGGCGGGGGTCAGCATCGGCTGA